Proteins from a single region of Mus pahari chromosome 2, PAHARI_EIJ_v1.1, whole genome shotgun sequence:
- the LOC110316287 gene encoding cytochrome P450 26B1 isoform X2: MLHNSTLVTIGAKRIEDQTQGSGFQSSRREKYGNVFKTHLLGRPLIRVTGAENVRKILLGEHQLVSTEWPRSARVLLGPNTVANSIGDIHRNKRKVFSKIFSHEALESYLPKIQLVIQDTLRAWSSQPEAINVYQEAQRLTFRMAVRVLLGFSIPEEDLGHLFEVYQQFVENVFSLPVDLPFSGYRRGIQARQILQKGLEKAIREKLQCTQGKDYSDALDILIESSKEHGKEMTMQELKDGTLELIFAAYATTASASTSLIMQLLKHPAVLEKLREELRAQGLLHGGGCPCEGTLRLDTLSSLRYLDCVIKEVMRLFTPVSGGYRTVLQTFELDGFQIPKGWSVMYSIRDTHDTAPVFKDVNVFDPDRFSQARSEDKDGRFHYLPFGGGVRTCLGKHLAKLFLKVLAVELASTSRFELATRTFPRITLVPVLHPVDGLSVKFFGLDSNQNEILPETEAMLSATV; encoded by the exons ATGCTTCACAACTCCACTCTGGTGACAATTGGGGCCAAGCGCattgaggaccaaacccag GGTTCCGGCTTCCAGTCGTCGCGCCGGGAGAAGTATGGCAACGTTTTCAAGACACACTTACTGGGGCGGCCGCTGATTCGTGTGACCGGTGCGGAGAATGTGCGCAAGATCCTACTGGGCGAACACCAGCTAGTGAGCACCGAGTGGCCGCGGAGCGCACGCGTACTGCTGGGTCCCAACACGGTGGCCAATTCCATTGGCGACATTCACCGCAACAAGCGCAAG GTCTTCTCCAAGATCTTCAGCCATGAGGCACTGGAGAGCTACCTGCCCAAGATCCAACTGGTGATCCAGGACACACTTCGAGCCTGGAGCAGCCAGCCTGAGGCCATCAATGTATATCAGGAGGCCCAGCGACTTACCTTCCGCATGGCCGTGCGGGTGCTGCTAGGCTTCAGCATCCCTGAGGAGGACCTGGGCCACCTCTTTGAGGTATACCAGCAGTTTGTGGAGAATGTCTTCTCTCTGCCAGTGGACCTGCCCTTCAGTGGCTACCGGAGG GGCATCCAAGCTCGGCAGATCCTTCAGAAGGGCCTAGAGAAGGCTATCCGTGAGAAGCTGCAGTGTACCCAGGGCAAAGACTACTCGGACGCCCTGGACATTCTCATTGAGAGCAGCAAGGAACATGGCAAAGAGATGACCATGCAGGAGCTGAAG GATGGAACCCTGGAGCTGATCTTCGCAGCCTACGCCACAACGGCCAGTGCAAGCACATCCTTGATCATGCAACTGCTAAAACACCCCGctgtgctggagaagctgagggaggaACTGAGGGCCCAGGGCCTGCTGCATGGTGGTGGCTGCCCCTGTGAGGGTACCCTGCGCCTGGACACGCTCAGCAGCCTGCGCTACCTGGACTGCGTCATCAAGGAGGTCATGAGACTCTTCACACCGGTCTCGGGCGGCTACCGCACTGTGCTGCAGACCTTCGAACTGGAT GGTTTCCAGATCCCCAAGGGCTGGAGTGTCATGTATAGCATCCGAGACACTCACGACACAGCGCCCGTGTTCAAGGATGTGAATGTGTTTGACCCGGACCGCTTCAGCCAGGCACGCAGTGAAGATAAGGATGGCCGCTTCCATTACCTCCCGTTTGGCGGTGGCGTGCGGACCTGCCTGGGCAAGCACTTGGCCAAGCTGTTCCTGAAGGTGCTGGCAGTGGAGCTGGCCAGCACCAGCCGGTTCGAGCTGGCCACCCGGACCTTCCCTCGAATCACTCTGGTCCCCGTCTTGCACCCCGTGGATGGCCTCAGCGTCAAGTTCTTTGGTCTGGACTCCAACCAGAATGAGATTCTGCCCGAGACAGAGGCCATGTTGAGTGCTACGGTGTAG